The Nitrosospira lacus genome window below encodes:
- the bamA gene encoding outer membrane protein assembly factor BamA: MKVKYLVALVSACCASVSWALEPFVVKDIRVEGIQRTEAGTVFSYLPVKVGDTLDDEKAATAIKTLYATGFFKDVRLESDNGVLLVVVEERPAIAQITIVGAKEFEKDKLKEGLKQAGLAESRIFDRSMLEKAEQELKQQYLSRGKYGVKITTTTTPLDRNRVGINFQVDEGKTAKIRKINIVGNKNFKEKELLNAIVLRTPGLLTWFTKEDQYSKQKLGADLESLRSFYLNRGYLEFNIESTQVSITADMQDIYITINIVEGNKYTVSEIKLAGEMLLPEAELRKLIKLAPGDVFAREKLTESIKLITDRLGDDGYAFANVNASPQLEQEKHEVAFTFFIDPGRRVYVRRINITGNNRTRDEVIRREMRQFEGGWYSTSKINQSKLRVDRLNYFNAVNIETPAVPNATDQIDVNVEVKEKATGAVMFGAGYSNMEGLILSGSVAQDNIFGTGKFVNLMVNTGSVNKTYSLSYTDPYFTRHGITGGFDIYKRVLNTRSLSSVSTFNTDTTGAGLRFGIPLNENDSIMTGLGIENTKLDLGPNSPQRNIDFVQKFGSSTINIPLTLSWRRDGRDSAIWTTSGTTQRVFAETGLPGGDLTYYKLDYQLRWYYPLTNIFTLMLNGELGYGDGYNGKDLPFFKNFFAGGNTSVRGYNISSLGPRDASNRTLGGNKRVVGSIEILFPMPGMRNDRSVRLSAFLDGGTVFGPGGTRPELEGMRYSTGIAVTWISPMGPLKVSVAQPINNNPGDNLQRFQFQFGQQF, encoded by the coding sequence ATGAAAGTCAAATATCTCGTCGCGCTTGTTTCTGCATGTTGCGCTTCGGTTTCTTGGGCCCTTGAACCATTCGTAGTCAAGGACATACGGGTGGAAGGCATACAGCGCACCGAAGCGGGCACGGTGTTCAGTTATTTACCGGTCAAGGTTGGAGATACACTGGACGATGAAAAGGCCGCAACCGCCATCAAGACACTCTATGCTACCGGTTTCTTCAAAGATGTTCGACTGGAGTCGGACAATGGTGTTCTGCTAGTAGTGGTGGAAGAACGCCCGGCTATTGCTCAGATTACTATTGTCGGCGCCAAGGAGTTCGAGAAGGATAAGCTGAAAGAAGGCCTGAAACAGGCAGGTCTGGCGGAATCACGTATCTTTGACCGCTCGATGCTGGAGAAGGCCGAGCAGGAATTAAAGCAACAATACCTCAGCCGCGGGAAATATGGGGTCAAGATCACTACCACGACAACTCCGCTTGACCGCAACCGTGTAGGCATCAATTTTCAGGTGGATGAAGGGAAAACCGCCAAGATTCGCAAGATCAACATCGTCGGCAATAAAAATTTCAAGGAAAAGGAACTGCTGAATGCGATCGTCCTGCGAACGCCCGGCTTGCTGACCTGGTTCACCAAGGAAGATCAATATTCGAAACAGAAGCTGGGTGCCGATCTGGAGTCCCTGCGCTCTTTTTATCTTAATCGCGGCTATCTGGAATTCAACATCGAATCGACCCAGGTATCCATTACCGCGGACATGCAGGATATTTATATTACGATAAATATCGTCGAGGGTAACAAATACACCGTGTCCGAGATCAAGCTTGCCGGGGAAATGCTGCTGCCGGAAGCTGAATTGCGCAAGCTCATAAAATTGGCGCCAGGTGACGTGTTTGCACGGGAGAAACTGACTGAATCCATCAAGCTCATTACCGACCGGCTTGGTGACGATGGTTACGCGTTTGCAAATGTCAATGCTTCACCGCAACTGGAACAAGAAAAGCATGAGGTGGCATTTACATTCTTTATTGATCCGGGACGCCGGGTTTACGTGAGGCGTATTAATATAACCGGTAACAACCGTACACGGGATGAGGTGATTCGCCGGGAAATGCGTCAATTCGAAGGAGGCTGGTATTCGACCTCCAAGATCAACCAATCCAAGCTGCGCGTAGACAGGTTGAACTATTTTAATGCTGTCAACATAGAAACGCCGGCCGTCCCCAATGCTACCGACCAAATCGATGTAAACGTCGAGGTCAAGGAAAAGGCAACGGGTGCCGTCATGTTTGGAGCGGGCTATTCCAACATGGAGGGCTTGATACTCAGCGGTTCCGTTGCTCAGGACAACATATTCGGGACCGGAAAATTCGTCAACCTCATGGTCAATACCGGCAGCGTCAACAAGACCTACTCGCTCTCCTACACGGATCCCTATTTTACGCGCCACGGAATAACCGGCGGGTTTGATATTTACAAGCGTGTGCTCAATACACGCTCGCTATCCTCGGTAAGCACTTTTAATACCGATACCACAGGAGCTGGCTTGCGTTTTGGCATTCCGCTGAATGAAAATGACAGCATCATGACCGGTCTTGGTATTGAAAATACAAAACTCGACCTGGGTCCCAACAGTCCGCAACGTAACATCGATTTTGTGCAAAAATTCGGAAGCAGCACCATTAACATACCGTTAACTTTGAGCTGGCGGCGCGATGGCCGCGACAGCGCCATCTGGACCACCTCGGGTACCACACAGCGGGTGTTTGCAGAAACGGGTTTACCGGGCGGCGATCTTACGTATTACAAATTGGATTATCAACTCAGGTGGTATTATCCTCTCACAAACATCTTCACGCTCATGCTGAACGGAGAGCTTGGATACGGTGATGGCTACAATGGGAAAGATCTGCCCTTCTTCAAGAATTTCTTTGCCGGGGGCAATACCTCGGTGCGTGGCTACAACATCAGCTCGTTGGGTCCTCGTGACGCCAGTAATAGAACGCTGGGGGGCAATAAACGTGTGGTGGGCAGTATCGAAATACTGTTTCCCATGCCCGGCATGCGAAACGACAGATCCGTACGTCTGAGCGCTTTTCTGGATGGTGGTACCGTATTTGGTCCCGGTGGGACGAGACCGGAATTGGAAGGTATGCGTTATTCTACAGGAATCGCCGTTACGTGGATTTCTCCGATGGGGCCGCTTAAAGTCAGTGTCGCCCAACCGATAAATAATAATCCCGGGGATAACTTGCAGCGCTTCCAGTTTCAATTTGGACAGCAGTTCTAA
- the ispC gene encoding 1-deoxy-D-xylulose-5-phosphate reductoisomerase, whose protein sequence is MIAIRHLTILGSTGTIGVNTLDVVARHPGRFHVVALTANNNAKKMLEQCRHFRPRYAVMLDAASAEGLRLEIRAAGLPTEVLSGVESLEKVASLPEVDTVMAAIVGAAGIRPTFAAAGAGKHVLLANKETMVMAGRIFMDVVKQNHATLLPIDSEHNAIFQSLPQNFSGDLGAAGVRRILLTASGGPFRQLSLSSLGDVTPGQACAHPNWVMGQKISVDSATMMNKGLEVIEAHWLFDAAPEQIQVVIHPQSIIHSMVEYVDGSVLAQLGNPDMRTPIAHALGFPERIETGVTPLDMFKVARLDFEAPDFKRFPCLSLAYQALAAGGSTPAVLNAANEVAVESFLRCRMPFTAIPAMIEHVMEAVSRKDIATLDDVLTADSAAREAAHEWLACLV, encoded by the coding sequence ATGATAGCCATTCGTCATCTCACTATTCTCGGCTCTACCGGTACCATAGGCGTGAATACGCTGGATGTGGTCGCACGTCATCCCGGCCGGTTTCATGTTGTTGCGCTTACCGCTAATAACAATGCGAAAAAAATGCTGGAACAATGCCGTCACTTCCGGCCGCGTTATGCAGTGATGCTGGATGCGGCCAGCGCTGAAGGGCTGCGGTTGGAAATTCGTGCGGCCGGCCTTCCCACGGAGGTATTGTCCGGTGTCGAATCGCTGGAGAAGGTGGCATCACTGCCCGAAGTGGATACAGTGATGGCGGCGATCGTCGGTGCCGCTGGCATACGCCCCACATTTGCCGCCGCTGGCGCGGGAAAGCATGTTCTGCTTGCCAACAAGGAAACCATGGTGATGGCCGGGCGGATTTTCATGGATGTGGTTAAACAGAATCACGCCACGCTGCTGCCGATAGATAGCGAGCACAATGCCATCTTCCAGTCACTGCCGCAGAATTTCTCCGGAGATCTGGGCGCTGCCGGCGTGCGCCGTATTCTGCTGACTGCTTCTGGCGGGCCATTCAGGCAATTATCGCTCAGTTCACTGGGCGATGTAACGCCGGGGCAGGCTTGCGCTCATCCCAATTGGGTAATGGGACAGAAGATCTCGGTTGACTCCGCCACCATGATGAACAAGGGTCTTGAAGTCATTGAAGCGCACTGGCTGTTTGACGCGGCGCCTGAGCAGATTCAAGTGGTCATTCATCCGCAAAGCATCATTCACTCCATGGTTGAATATGTGGATGGTTCGGTCCTGGCACAACTTGGCAATCCCGACATGCGCACCCCGATTGCCCATGCGTTGGGTTTTCCTGAAAGAATCGAAACTGGCGTGACGCCTTTGGACATGTTCAAAGTAGCGCGGCTTGATTTCGAGGCCCCCGATTTTAAACGCTTTCCATGTTTAAGCCTCGCCTATCAAGCGTTGGCTGCCGGCGGCAGTACACCGGCAGTCCTTAACGCCGCCAACGAAGTGGCGGTCGAATCCTTTCTCAGGTGCCGGATGCCATTTACCGCGATTCCAGCCATGATTGAACATGTTATGGAGGCGGTCAGCCGCAAGGATATCGCCACTCTTGATGATGTGCTGACAGCGGATAGCGCAGCGCGCGAAGCCGCGCATGAATGGCTGGCTTGTCTAGTATAG
- the rseP gene encoding RIP metalloprotease RseP: MTFFSTLIAFVVALGLLIVFHEFGHYLVARWCGVKVLRFSIGFGQPLIKKRWGNDQTEWVVAVFPLGGYVKMLDEREGEVAPADLTRSFNRKPVAHRFAIVAAGPIANFLLAIMLYWLLFMLGVSGMKPVVGPVAPATPAAFAAFEMGETIVNIGDEPVATWQDARWVLLSHAVERSPSVTVDVLAQSGEIISRRLDLSSMQPSDLDGDFLRKIGLSSYQPAIKPIIAKVTSDSAGNRAGLMPGDEIVAVNGTKTVLWEEVVQRIRASPGVPLALEIQRGNTITDIEIIPDTVTENGEKIGRIGIGPQIDQDEFEKLLIKVSYPAGAALVKAMNKTWEMSVFTLQMLWKMVAGEVSWKNVSGPITIADYAGKSAQMGLAAYLGFLALISISLGVLNLLPIPILDGGHLMYYVVEIVKGSPLSVRATEIGQQVGMALLFTLMAFAIYNDVTRLISS; the protein is encoded by the coding sequence ATGACATTCTTTTCCACACTCATTGCTTTTGTTGTCGCCCTGGGATTGCTGATCGTGTTTCACGAATTTGGCCATTACCTGGTGGCACGCTGGTGCGGGGTGAAAGTACTGCGTTTTTCCATCGGTTTTGGCCAGCCATTAATAAAGAAGCGCTGGGGAAATGATCAAACCGAATGGGTCGTGGCGGTCTTTCCACTTGGCGGTTACGTCAAGATGCTCGATGAGCGTGAAGGTGAGGTCGCGCCCGCGGATTTGACGCGGTCATTCAACCGCAAGCCTGTGGCACACCGGTTTGCAATCGTCGCAGCAGGACCGATAGCGAATTTTTTGCTGGCGATCATGCTGTACTGGCTGCTGTTCATGCTGGGTGTCAGCGGCATGAAACCCGTGGTAGGGCCGGTCGCTCCCGCGACGCCCGCGGCATTTGCGGCTTTCGAGATGGGGGAAACGATAGTAAATATCGGAGACGAACCTGTCGCTACCTGGCAGGATGCGCGCTGGGTACTGTTGTCGCATGCGGTCGAAAGATCACCGTCCGTGACCGTCGATGTGCTGGCCCAGAGCGGAGAGATCATTTCCCGGCGGCTGGATTTGAGCAGTATGCAGCCCAGCGATCTGGACGGGGATTTCTTGCGAAAGATCGGTTTGAGCAGTTATCAACCGGCAATCAAGCCGATTATTGCGAAAGTCACTTCGGACAGCGCAGGCAATCGCGCTGGTTTAATGCCCGGTGATGAGATTGTTGCCGTGAATGGCACGAAGACCGTACTCTGGGAAGAAGTGGTGCAAAGGATACGAGCCAGCCCGGGAGTCCCATTGGCATTGGAAATTCAACGTGGCAATACAATTACCGATATAGAGATTATTCCCGATACCGTCACTGAAAACGGGGAGAAAATCGGCAGAATTGGCATTGGACCGCAAATCGATCAGGATGAATTCGAAAAATTGCTGATAAAGGTCAGCTATCCAGCCGGAGCGGCCCTGGTCAAGGCTATGAATAAAACTTGGGAAATGTCGGTGTTTACGCTGCAGATGCTTTGGAAAATGGTGGCGGGAGAAGTATCGTGGAAGAATGTGAGCGGACCTATCACCATCGCGGACTATGCGGGAAAGTCGGCGCAAATGGGACTTGCGGCTTATCTTGGCTTTCTCGCGCTCATCAGTATCAGTCTGGGGGTATTGAATTTGTTACCTATTCCCATACTGGATGGAGGCCATTTAATGTATTATGTCGTCGAAATCGTCAAGGGCAGTCCGCTTTCTGTCAGAGCTACGGAGATTGGTCAGCAGGTCGGGATGGCGCTGTTATTTACCCTGATGGCTTTTGCCATATATAACGATGTCACCCGGCTCATCTCCAGTTAA
- the fabZ gene encoding 3-hydroxyacyl-ACP dehydratase FabZ, translating into MNIHEILQYLPHRYPFLLVDRVLSCEPGKNIAALKNVTINEPFFNGHFPHHPVMPGVLIIEALAQAAAILTLKTMDVKADENSIYYFVGIDRARFKQPVQAGDQLILKATIERQRIGIWKYSTQAEVDGRIVTEAELMCTVRSKPS; encoded by the coding sequence ATGAATATCCATGAAATTCTGCAATATCTGCCTCATCGCTATCCTTTTCTTCTGGTGGATCGCGTTCTCTCCTGTGAACCGGGGAAAAACATAGCTGCTCTCAAGAATGTCACGATCAACGAGCCCTTCTTTAACGGTCACTTTCCCCACCACCCGGTTATGCCGGGCGTGCTGATTATCGAAGCGCTGGCCCAGGCTGCGGCGATCCTGACGCTCAAGACCATGGATGTGAAAGCCGATGAAAATTCGATATATTATTTTGTCGGCATAGATAGAGCCCGGTTCAAGCAGCCGGTCCAGGCGGGTGACCAGCTGATACTCAAGGCAACCATCGAGCGGCAGCGAATCGGCATCTGGAAATATTCTACCCAAGCGGAAGTCGATGGCCGTATTGTTACCGAGGCCGAGTTGATGTGTACCGTGCGAAGCAAGCCGTCGTAG
- a CDS encoding FKBP-type peptidyl-prolyl cis-trans isomerase, producing MRIEKDTVVSLTYELLDSTGEVMEKTDSPISYLHGGYDGIFPMVEEELHSKEAGYSCSVFMEPENTFGDYDSQLVRVEPRDAFPDNVVVGMQFEGGEEGSDDVLIFTVTDIADDKVVVDGNHPLAGKALRFDCTVVAVRPATAEELSHGHVHGAHGHEH from the coding sequence ATGCGCATCGAAAAAGACACAGTGGTATCCCTCACCTACGAGCTTCTTGATTCGACCGGTGAGGTCATGGAAAAAACCGATTCACCAATCAGCTACTTGCACGGTGGTTATGACGGAATTTTTCCAATGGTGGAAGAGGAGTTGCATAGCAAGGAGGCGGGTTACAGTTGCTCGGTATTTATGGAGCCAGAGAATACCTTTGGTGACTACGATAGTCAGTTGGTGCGAGTGGAGCCACGCGACGCGTTTCCCGACAATGTCGTGGTGGGAATGCAGTTTGAAGGTGGCGAAGAAGGCTCCGATGACGTCCTGATCTTTACCGTAACCGATATCGCCGATGATAAAGTCGTCGTAGACGGCAACCATCCATTGGCCGGCAAGGCTCTGCGTTTCGACTGCACGGTTGTCGCGGTGCGCCCCGCGACTGCGGAAGAGTTGTCTCATGGCCACGTTCACGGAGCACATGGTCACGAACATTAA
- the rnhB gene encoding ribonuclease HII: MMERPAEGLNWVCGVDESGRGPLAGPVFAACVVLDPDHRIEGLADSKTLSESQRNRLTIAIKTYAVAWAIGSASVKEIDRLNILQASLLAMKRAVERLSFVPGRVLVDGNHSPRLRCPVTAIVRGDSLIPEISAASILAKTARDAEMVALHQRFPHYGLDRHKGYSTPEHIAALRVHGASAIHRHSFAPVRELIIKGKAPRIKI; encoded by the coding sequence ATGATGGAACGGCCGGCGGAAGGCCTCAACTGGGTATGCGGCGTGGATGAATCCGGCAGAGGACCGCTAGCGGGGCCGGTGTTCGCCGCCTGTGTGGTGCTTGATCCGGATCATAGAATAGAGGGTTTGGCAGATTCAAAAACGCTCAGTGAAAGTCAACGCAACAGGTTGACCATTGCCATTAAAACATACGCGGTGGCTTGGGCTATCGGTTCCGCGTCCGTAAAAGAAATCGACCGGTTAAATATTCTGCAGGCAAGCCTGCTTGCCATGAAGCGCGCAGTGGAGCGCCTGTCATTTGTTCCTGGTAGAGTGTTGGTGGACGGGAATCATAGTCCCCGCCTGAGATGTCCCGTTACCGCCATTGTCAGGGGTGATAGTCTGATCCCGGAAATTTCCGCCGCGTCGATACTTGCCAAGACGGCGCGCGATGCCGAGATGGTGGCATTGCACCAGCGCTTTCCACACTATGGCCTCGATCGCCATAAAGGATATTCCACGCCGGAGCATATTGCGGCCTTGCGGGTGCATGGGGCATCGGCGATACATCGCCATAGTTTTGCCCCGGTCAGGGAGTTGATAATAAAGGGTAAAGCTCCAAGGATAAAAATTTAA
- the mutS gene encoding DNA mismatch repair protein MutS, producing the protein MMQQYLRIKAQHPDMLMFYRMGDFYELFFDDAEKAAKLLDITLTRRGTSAGEPIKMAGVPYHAAEQYLAKLVRLGESVAICEQTGDPGTAKGPVERQVTRIITPGTLTDAALLEEKRDCLLLALCMHESMLGLAWLNLAAGQFCVMETSPDNLASELERLKPAEILLPESLDMLACLNGTGASSLKKLSLKRLPLWQFDVDAAVRILARQFETRDLSGFGCDGLYASLGAAGALLEYARLTQGTGIAHIKTLRVERDSTYVRMDAATRRNLEISETMLGETSPTLLSLLDTCSTNMGSRLLRQWLHHPLRDRMVIQSRLDGVSFLLGTAGLGPHLQVRECLRRVADIERITGRIALASARPRDLSGLRDSLKRLPQAITAIAGIADSTSEHIARLTKMMVPDAALVSLLEKSLREEPGVVLRGGGVIADGYDTELDELRAIQNNCGEFLLQLETREKTRTGISNLKVEYNRVHGFYIEITHAHSEKIPEDYRRRQTLKNAERYITPELKAFEDKALSAEDRALEREKYLYHALLDMLGPYIAHLQQVARSVAELDVLAAFAERALALDYIAPVFTPDAVIEIEAGRHPVVENQVENFIANDVRLGACGPVRRQMFVITGPNMGGKSTYMRQVALIALLAHCGSFVPARSARMGPLDQIFTRIGASDDLAGGRSTFMMEMTEAANILHNASAQSLVLMDEIGRGTSTFDGLALALAIARYLLEKNRSYTLFATHYFELTRLAEEFAQAVNVHLDAVEHKHHIVFLHAVTEGPASQSYGLQVAALAGVPEPVIKTARKYLVKFEQETVDKQLQGDLFSGITAAAKATPAAHPALTLLSAIQPDELSPRQALENLYALKRMVEKEQS; encoded by the coding sequence ATGATGCAGCAATACCTGCGCATCAAGGCACAGCATCCCGACATGCTGATGTTTTACCGCATGGGAGATTTCTACGAACTGTTCTTCGATGATGCGGAGAAGGCCGCGAAACTGCTCGACATTACGCTGACCCGGCGCGGAACGTCGGCGGGCGAGCCCATCAAGATGGCGGGCGTGCCCTATCATGCCGCCGAACAATATCTGGCGAAATTGGTCAGGCTTGGCGAATCGGTGGCAATCTGCGAGCAGACCGGCGACCCCGGCACCGCCAAGGGTCCCGTGGAACGCCAGGTCACGCGGATTATCACTCCGGGGACGCTGACCGATGCCGCATTGCTGGAAGAAAAACGCGACTGTTTGCTGCTTGCCTTGTGCATGCATGAATCAATGTTGGGATTGGCGTGGCTCAATCTTGCCGCGGGGCAATTTTGCGTGATGGAGACTTCACCTGATAATCTGGCAAGCGAGCTTGAACGCCTGAAGCCTGCGGAAATCCTCTTGCCGGAGTCGCTGGATATGCTTGCCTGCCTCAATGGCACGGGTGCAAGCAGCCTTAAGAAGCTGTCCCTGAAGCGCCTGCCCCTTTGGCAGTTCGATGTGGATGCCGCTGTCCGCATTCTCGCCCGTCAATTTGAAACCCGCGATCTTTCCGGTTTCGGCTGCGACGGGTTGTATGCATCTTTGGGTGCCGCAGGTGCGCTGCTGGAATACGCCCGCCTCACGCAGGGCACGGGTATCGCCCATATAAAAACGCTCCGGGTGGAGCGGGACAGCACCTACGTGCGCATGGATGCCGCCACCCGCCGTAATCTGGAAATTTCCGAAACCATGCTTGGCGAAACGTCGCCCACATTGCTGTCACTGCTCGACACATGCTCGACCAACATGGGTAGCCGCTTGCTGCGGCAATGGCTGCATCATCCGTTGCGTGATCGCATGGTCATTCAGAGCAGGCTTGATGGCGTATCTTTTTTACTCGGGACGGCAGGACTGGGGCCGCACCTTCAGGTACGCGAATGTCTCCGGCGTGTGGCCGACATCGAGCGTATCACCGGGCGTATCGCGCTGGCATCCGCGCGCCCGCGGGATCTGTCAGGATTGCGTGATAGCCTGAAACGATTACCCCAAGCCATCACTGCCATTGCCGGAATTGCGGACTCCACCAGCGAACATATTGCCAGGCTGACGAAAATGATGGTACCGGATGCGGCACTTGTCAGTCTTCTGGAAAAATCGCTGCGCGAAGAACCCGGAGTTGTACTGCGTGGAGGCGGCGTGATTGCCGATGGCTATGATACGGAGCTGGATGAACTGCGCGCCATACAAAATAATTGTGGCGAGTTTTTGCTGCAACTCGAAACACGGGAAAAAACACGCACCGGCATCTCGAATCTCAAAGTGGAATATAACCGGGTGCATGGCTTTTATATTGAAATCACCCACGCTCATAGCGAGAAGATCCCCGAGGACTATCGCAGAAGGCAGACGCTGAAAAACGCCGAGCGCTATATCACGCCGGAACTCAAAGCCTTCGAGGACAAGGCGCTGTCCGCGGAGGATCGCGCGCTAGAACGGGAAAAGTATTTATACCATGCATTGCTGGATATGCTTGGACCCTACATCGCTCACTTACAACAGGTTGCCCGCAGCGTTGCCGAGCTGGACGTGCTGGCTGCCTTCGCCGAGCGCGCACTCGCACTCGATTACATTGCGCCGGTTTTTACCCCCGATGCTGTTATCGAAATTGAAGCGGGCCGCCACCCGGTGGTGGAAAACCAGGTAGAGAACTTCATCGCCAATGATGTCCGGCTCGGGGCTTGCGGCCCCGTCAGGCGACAAATGTTCGTCATCACCGGGCCCAATATGGGCGGCAAATCCACTTATATGCGACAGGTCGCGCTGATCGCATTGCTCGCCCATTGCGGTAGTTTCGTTCCCGCAAGAAGCGCTCGCATGGGTCCGCTGGATCAGATTTTTACCCGTATCGGCGCATCCGACGACCTTGCGGGTGGCCGCTCGACCTTCATGATGGAAATGACGGAGGCCGCCAATATCCTGCACAATGCGAGTGCGCAAAGCCTGGTACTGATGGATGAAATCGGGAGAGGTACTTCGACTTTTGATGGCTTGGCGCTGGCTTTGGCGATTGCCCGGTATCTATTGGAAAAGAACCGCAGCTATACCTTGTTCGCGACGCATTATTTTGAACTGACGCGGCTTGCGGAGGAATTTGCACAAGCCGTCAATGTGCATCTGGATGCGGTGGAGCACAAACATCACATCGTGTTTCTGCATGCCGTTACTGAGGGGCCCGCCAGTCAAAGCTACGGACTGCAGGTGGCGGCACTGGCCGGCGTGCCGGAACCAGTCATCAAAACAGCCAGAAAGTATCTGGTAAAATTTGAGCAGGAAACAGTGGACAAGCAATTGCAAGGCGATTTATTCTCGGGAATAACCGCCGCTGCCAAGGCAACTCCGGCAGCACACCCCGCCCTTACATTATTAAGCGCAATTCAACCAGACGAGTTAAGCCCACGACAAGCGCTGGAAAATCTCTACGCGCTGAAAAGGATGGTGGAGAAAGAACAGTCTTAG
- a CDS encoding OmpH family outer membrane protein: MKHKDQWRRTLTAACMIIASASGFLDVHADDVKIGVVDTERILAESAPAVRALKKIEKEFLPRDQEIKKMASQAKVLQELLEKEGKTLPEADRRNKERDLATLNREYQRAQRQMREDLSLRQNDEVATLQLSATKAIQIIAESEKYDLILPLRDLVYRSQRMDITEKVIKALADK; the protein is encoded by the coding sequence TTGAAACATAAGGATCAATGGCGGCGAACCTTGACGGCGGCATGCATGATCATCGCTTCCGCCAGCGGATTCCTCGACGTCCATGCGGATGATGTCAAGATTGGCGTGGTTGATACCGAGAGAATACTGGCTGAATCGGCGCCGGCGGTCAGGGCATTGAAGAAGATAGAAAAGGAATTCCTGCCGCGCGATCAGGAAATCAAGAAGATGGCATCGCAGGCGAAGGTACTCCAGGAGCTTCTGGAAAAAGAAGGCAAGACCCTGCCGGAGGCGGATCGGCGTAACAAAGAACGCGATCTCGCTACGCTCAATCGAGAATATCAGCGGGCTCAACGGCAGATGCGCGAGGACCTGAGTCTGCGCCAGAATGACGAAGTCGCCACGCTGCAGCTGAGTGCCACCAAAGCAATTCAGATTATCGCAGAATCAGAAAAGTATGACCTGATATTGCCTTTGCGTGATCTGGTTTATCGCAGTCAGCGCATGGATATTACCGAGAAGGTTATCAAAGCGCTGGCAGACAAATAG